Proteins co-encoded in one Aquipuribacter hungaricus genomic window:
- a CDS encoding protein kinase domain-containing protein, which yields MGPRPVLDERYELGETLGRGGMAVVRRARDLRLGREVAVKLLYPEVAMDPEAMAAFRAEAMSAARLNHPGVVQVHDVGEAVIDGVPRPYLVMEMVEGQPLSHLLVDGTPLTVERALEIGVDVTSALAHAHERGLVHRDVTPGNLMVLRDGSVKVTDFGIARAMPGAALDEAEEWTEELAEAGAGFGSIAYLSPEQARRGFVDARSDLYSVGCLLMTMLTGYPPFRGSPKDVVRHHLRTLPPAPSSRRPGLEAALDDIVVRALEKDPWARPQSAAEMRRDLLQVLGEIDAPAAWAAGAHGLATAVAPHEPQRASELAEVSTERVGTGLLPDVLPDDDDEDDALAGRSAAAGAGAVGGAALVAGRPAA from the coding sequence ATGGGCCCCCGCCCCGTCCTCGACGAGCGCTACGAGCTCGGCGAGACCCTCGGCAGGGGCGGCATGGCGGTCGTGCGCCGGGCCCGCGACCTGCGCCTGGGCCGCGAGGTCGCCGTCAAGCTGCTGTACCCCGAGGTCGCCATGGACCCCGAGGCGATGGCGGCGTTCCGCGCCGAGGCGATGTCCGCGGCGCGGCTCAACCACCCCGGGGTCGTCCAGGTCCACGACGTCGGCGAGGCCGTCATCGACGGCGTCCCGCGGCCCTACCTCGTCATGGAGATGGTCGAGGGCCAGCCCCTGTCGCACCTGCTCGTCGACGGCACGCCGCTCACCGTCGAGCGCGCCCTGGAGATCGGCGTGGACGTGACGAGCGCCCTGGCCCACGCGCACGAGCGCGGCCTGGTCCACCGCGACGTCACGCCCGGCAACCTCATGGTGCTGCGCGACGGCTCGGTCAAGGTCACCGACTTCGGGATCGCCCGGGCCATGCCCGGCGCCGCGCTCGACGAGGCCGAGGAGTGGACCGAGGAGCTGGCCGAGGCCGGCGCGGGCTTCGGCTCCATCGCCTACCTGAGCCCCGAGCAGGCCCGCCGCGGGTTCGTCGACGCCCGGTCCGACCTGTACTCGGTCGGCTGCCTGCTCATGACCATGCTCACCGGCTACCCGCCGTTCCGCGGCTCGCCCAAGGACGTGGTCCGCCACCACCTGCGCACCCTGCCGCCCGCGCCCTCGTCCCGCCGGCCGGGCCTGGAGGCCGCGCTGGACGACATCGTCGTGCGCGCGCTGGAGAAGGACCCGTGGGCCCGGCCGCAGTCGGCGGCCGAGATGCGCCGGGACCTGCTGCAGGTGCTCGGCGAGATCGACGCCCCGGCGGCGTGGGCGGCCGGCGCGCACGGCCTGGCCACGGCCGTCGCCCCGCACGAGCCGCAGCGGGCCTCGGAGCTGGCCGAGGTGTCGACGGAGCGGGTGGGGACCGGGCTGCTGCCCGACGTGCTGCCCGACGACGACGACGAGGACGACGCCCTCGCCGGCCGGTCCGCGGCGGCCGGTGCGGGCGCCGTCGGGGGCGCCGCGCTCGTCGCCGGCCGGCCCGCCGCC